From Stigmatopora argus isolate UIUO_Sarg chromosome 14, RoL_Sarg_1.0, whole genome shotgun sequence, the proteins below share one genomic window:
- the LOC144088678 gene encoding zona pellucida sperm-binding protein 3-like encodes MLMCILYLLLLLPSLFAIRTLKDGPVIDKDGREYKSSIVDSDPVEAREIQLEASPSVRVTCTPTSMVIHVKTDLYGPRHRMDPGEIYLGDLKYSHLRQCQATLAGNSELIIKAGLQHCGTELSMSDDSMIYSNRLTFSPSLHRHGIVRKTQNVVPVFCSYKRTDSSEPQAPPQISNPSTNNQPKASPFALRLMSDDWARSRVSNVFYLGDVVNVEVSYNNPKEKRQLFIDGCVATLSPDATSVPRYFLIENNGCFTDSRQRGSNARFLSRPRADVLQLQFDAFLFRHDERNTLFLTCQLKATSEMWTSTPVDKACTYVESRWENVDGMPDVCRCCDGTCEQHAPKHLNSDGKTACDLIVLGPLVMLSNK; translated from the exons ATGTTGATGTGCATCCTTTATCTCTTGTTGCTCCTGCCGTCTTTGTTCGCTATTCGGACTTTGAAGGATGGACCTGTGATAGACAAAGATGGACGGGAGTACAAATCATCCATCGTCGACTCGGATCCCGTTGAGGCGAGGGAAATCCAACTCGAGGCCTCGCCTTCTGTGCGTGTGACGTGCACGCCGACGTCGATGGTGATACACGTGAAGACTGACCTGTATGGGCCGAGACATCGTATGGATCCTGGGGAAATCTACCTGGGAGATCTGAAGTATTCGCACCTCAGACAGTGCCAGGCCACCCTGGCCGGGAACTCTGAATTAATCATTAAGGCTGGGCTTCAGCATTGTGGCACTGAACTATCA ATGTCTGATGACTCCATGATCTACTCAAACCGGCTGACTTTCTCGCCTTCTCTTCACCGTCACGGTATCGTAAGGAAGACTCAAAATGTTGTACCTGTTTTCTGTTCCTACAAAAG GACCGACAGCAGTGAACCTCAAGCGCCACCTCAGATTTCCAACCCGTCTACCAATAACCAGCCCAAGGCCTCCCCCTTCGCCCTCAGGCTGATGTCCG ATGACTGGGCAAGATCGAGGGTGTCCAATGTTTTCTACCTTGGAGATGTGGTCAATGTGGAAGTGTCCTACAACAATcctaaagaaaaaagacaactTTTCATTGACGGCTGTGTTGCAACTCTGAGTCCAGATGCGACATCAGTGCCTCGATACTTCCTAATTGAAAACAATGG ATGTTTTACTGACTCAAGACAACGTGGCTCAAACGCTCGTTTCCTTTCCCGGCCGAGGGCAGATGTACTCCAGCTGCAATTTGACGCATTTCTGTTTCGGCACGATGAAAGGAATACT CTGTTTTTGACGTGTCAGCTGAAAGCTACCTCTGAAATGTGGACAAGCACCCCTGTTGACAAAGCTTGCACTTATGTTGAATCAAG GTGGGAAAATGTGGATGGGATGCCTGATGTTTGCCGTTGCTGTGATGGTACTTGTGAGCAACATGCCCCTAAACATTTGAACTCTGATG gtAAAACGGCGTGTGACCTCATCGTTCTGGGCCCGCTTGTCATGCTGTcaaacaaatag
- the zp3e gene encoding zona pellucida glycoprotein 3e, with amino-acid sequence MLALLFLLFLTTAASRLAPAGRGSFYTRPNRPDYQRKEAKAQLLVEQRHPLNTVRVTCHPDSLEIQIQADLFDIGMPVHSYEVRLGVERVDGPCIAAPSSAQEYMILVGLLDCGTKYWMNDVSLVYTNLLIYTPAPTPDGLIRMDGAVVPIECHYARRYSLSSSSLTPTWIPFKSTQTEVETLDFNLRIMTDDWQHERGANVYYLGEPISIEATVRVGHHVGLRVFLSSCVATLQPDIQSLPRYVFIENGCLLDSKLQDSKSRFVVRTQDDKLQFVIDAFRFHDDDRGELYVTCNLNAVPVHDTEAPNKACTFVNGRWRSADGNDYLCGYCQSRNEAGQPRSKTANFSPRGFAQPASPWNSRAPASGWEHQAKLGPMLVLPHQGRWTIPDEELPPVLQKINRPALYGSQWMSGLDYLKDSAIGQLPGLFTDEQSSEDDDASLEDSSLEHDHNDSEETELLEPLPTQPEGPISNSTEPAENLPEVDATASYNVTKATPNDSKK; translated from the exons ATGTTGGCTTTACTTTTTTTGCTCTTTCTCACGACGGCCGCCTCTCGGCTGGCCCCGGCAGGTCGCGGTTCCTTCTACACCCGACCGAATCGCCCAGATTACCAGCGCAAAGAAGCCAAAGCGCAACTTCTGGTAGAGCAGCGGCATCCCCTCAACACGGTTCGGGTGACCTGCCACCCGGACTCCCTGGAGATCCAGATCCAAGCGGACCTGTTCGACATAGGGATGCCCGTCCACAGCTACGAAGTACGCCTCGGGGTGGAACGTGTGGATGGCCCCTGCATCGCTGCCCCGTCTTCTGCCCAAGAGTACATGATTCTTGTTGGCCTGCTTGACTGTGGTACTAAATATTGG ATGAATGATGTGTCGCTGGTCTACACCAACCTGCTGATCTACACTCCGGCACCAACTCCAGATGGCCTGATCCGAATGGATGGGGCGGTTGTTCCAATTGAGTGTCACTATGCAAG GCGCTACAGTCTTTCCAGTTCTTCCCTCACACCCACCTGGATCCCCTTCAAGTCGACACAAACTGAAGTGGAAACTCTGGACTTTAACCTCAGAATCATGACGG ACGACTGGCAGCACGAGAGGGGAGCCAACGTGTACTACCTGGGAGAGCCCATTTCCATTGAGGCTACGGTTCGAGTGGGCCACCATGTCGGCCTGCGGGTCTTCCTGAGCAGCTGCGTGGCCACGCTGCAGCCTGACATCCAATCTTTGCCTAGATACGTCTTCATTGAGAACGG GTGCTTGTTGGATTCCAAACTTCAGGATTCCAAGTCTCGCTTCGTGGTGAGAACCCAAGACGACAAGCTGCAGTTTGTCATCGACGCTTTCAGGTTCCACGATGACGACCGAGGAGAG CTTTATGTCACATGCAACCTGAATGCGGTGCCAGTTCATGACACGGAGGCACCAAATAAAGCATGCACTTTTGTTAATGGAAG GTGGCGTTCTGCTGATGGCAACGACTACCTGTGTGGCTATTGTCAAAGCCGAAATGAAGCTGGGCAACCTCGCAGCAAGACCGCCAATTTTTCTCCTCGTGGTTTTGCCCAACCGGCGTCTCCTTGGAATAGCAGAGCTCCTGCGAGCG GTTGGGAGCACCAGGCCAAATTGGGGCCCATGTTAGTCCTGCCCCATCAGGGAAGGTGGACCATTCCTGATGAGGAGCTGCCTCCAGTCCTCCAAAAGATCAACAGGCCAGCGTTGTACGGAAGCCAGTGGATGAGCGGCCTTGACTACTTGAAGG ACTCAGCGATTGGGCAACTTCCTGGTCTGTTTACAGACGAGCAAAGCTCTGAAGATGACGACGCGTCCCTGGAGGATTCCTCACTTGAACACGATCATAATG ATTCTGAAGAAACTGAACTTCTTGAACCATTGCCCACCCAACCAGAGGGTCCAATTTCCAATTCCACCGAGCCTGCTGAGAATTTGCCGGAGGTGGATGCTACCGCCTCCTACAACGTTACTAAAGCGACCCCTAATGACTCCAAGAAATAA
- the LOC144088904 gene encoding uncharacterized protein LOC144088904 — translation MRLSFVFVIVAFRLIKSDTSVTFMQLEENQTLELSCPPPEDHGGPTSIRLYHRRGPSQTTLLSLDPGLHGELRLDPDYERRLRLSGVGGASGVKVTLAQLQPGDSGLYACEKRDNGSRHIALTRQVFLLVASPVKPCQCSSSYPLLLKTIISTIGLLLITLLGLATQECVKVWRRPPTGPAAVQIYEEMTRKQQNADVPRDRQEALEEVFSPLYAKTVVRQTQDNTYACPRQITLRA, via the exons ATGAGGCTCAGCTTCGTGTTTGTCATTGTCGCTTTTCGACTCATCAAAA GCGACACAAGCGTGACCTTTATGCAGCTGGAAGAGAATCAGACTCTGGAGCTCTCATGTCCTCCGCCCGAGGATCACGGCGGCCCCACCAGCATCCGCCTGTATCACCGCCGAGGCCCATCTCAGACCACCCTGCTGTCTTTGGACCCGGGGCTCCACGGCGAGCTCAGGCTGGACCCCGACTACGAACGGCGCttgaggttgtccggagtcggCGGCGCCTCGGGGGTCAAGGTCACGTTGGCGCAGTTGCAGCCAGGCGACTCGGGGCTGTACGCGTGCGAAAAGCGAGACAACGGCTCACGGCACATTGCTCTCACGCGCCAAGTCTTTCTTCTGGTTGCCAGCCCCG TGAAACCATGCCAGTGCTCTTCCAGCTACCCCCTACTTCTCAAGACCATCATTTCCACGATAGGCCTCCTTCTGATCACGCTCCTGGGGCTGGCCACGCAAGAATGT GTGAAGGTGTGGCGGCGCCCTCCCACCGGCCCAGCTGCCGTTCAGATCTACGAGGAAATGACCAGGAAGCAGCAAAACGCTGACGTCCCGCGTGACAGACAGGAAGCCCTGGAGGAGGTCTTCTCTCCATTGTATGCGAAAACGGTGGTGCGGCAAACGCAGGACAATACCTATGCTTGCCCCAGACAAATTACCCTCAGAGCTTGA